The Misgurnus anguillicaudatus chromosome 15, ASM2758022v2, whole genome shotgun sequence genome has a window encoding:
- the hcnl1 gene encoding potassium/sodium hyperpolarization-activated cyclic nucleotide-gated channel 2 — protein sequence MSSDIPKRSSVSPDKTCCSGFTNVLKRVFVCKKSKESLNRDEDAVSPSEHTGWVIHPLSSLRYYYLMSMVILTFANLITIPLDMAFSEDIRGNRHRYWVAFNVFSDIMFCVDIGINFRMGIFTEDGQVPILDPKLIRKDYLKSWFVPDVVAAFPVDIIIVIVDHCNSADINSLLASKMVRMLMFARILSMIRVLRLPRLMRFYSELENVSDIQLDVVRRSIRFTFALLMIFLIWHWNGCIQFFIPVLDEFPLDCWVTRENLTNSTVGEKYSFALFRTFFQMTWMSYRSTETPTRIEEQWGVIVSMLIGFSVFITCITFVVVTFVRAAATSNVYMKKINQLQSSKVFRQLPKALRQRITVHYKWEFDKKNIFDLVPKPLRKDIMAAMCTDLLKKGSLFRNNDPKFVEAMLMKLEYEIFQAGEIILYQNTRADRMFFIECGQVLVETEFFQMVLSTGDHFGEICLLFGGRRQATVRALDACRLFSLSLDHLLEIEEEFPDVVNELREKAQQRKSELERAELRQLASSTSDV from the exons ATGAGCAGCGATATCCCAAAAAGATCCTCCGTTAGCCCTGATAAAACTTGCTGTTCTGGGTTCACTAATGTCCTAAAACGTGTCTTTGTCTGCAAGAAAAGCAAAGAGTCTTTGAACAGAGATGAAGATGCAGTAAGCCCAAGTGAACACACCGGTTGGGTGATACACCCATTGAGTTCCCTCAG ATATTACTATCTGATGTCTATGGTGATCTTAACATTCGCCAATCTTATAACAATCCCTCTGGACATGGCGTTCTCTGAGGATATACGTGGTAATAGACACAGATACTGGGTGGCCTTCAACGTCTTCTCCGacatcatgttctgtgtggacATTGGTATTAATTTTCGAATGGGTATTTTCACTGAAGACGGTCAG GTGCCCATCCTTGATCCAAAGCTCATAAgaaaagattatttaaaatcttGGTTTGTTCCGGACGTTGTGGCTGCATTTCCTGTTgacattattattgttattgtg GACCATTGTAATAGTGCAGACATAAACTCGCTGTTGGCTTCAAAGATGGTGAGGATGCTTATGTTCGCGAGGATCCTGAGCATGATTCGTGTGCTCCGTTTGCCAAGGCTCATGAGATTCTACTCTGAACTTGAAAAT GTCTCGGATATACAGCTTGACGTAGTCCGGAGGTCTATTAGGTTTACATTTGCCTTACTGATGATATTTCTCATCTGGCATTGGAACGGATGTATTCAGTTCTTCATACCTGTTCTGGATGAGTTTCCGCTTGACTGCTGGGTCACAAGAGAGAATCTTACG aaTAGCACAGTTGGTGAAAAATACTCTTTTGCTTTGTTCAGAACTTTCTTTCAAATGACCTGGATGTCCTACAGATCTACTGAAACACCAACAC GTATTGAAGAACAGTGGGGTGTTATTGTCAGTATGCTGATTGGATTTTCAGTCTTCATCACATGCATCACTTTTGTGGTTGTGACGTTTGTCCGTGCCGCTGCCACAAGTAATGTGTACATGAAAAAG ATAAACCAACTACAATCCTCCAAGGTGTTCAGACAGCTGCCCAAAGCTTTGCGCCAGCGAATCACTGTGCATTACAAGTGGGAATTTGATAAGAAGAACATATTTGATCTCGTCCCGAAACCACTGAGAAAG GATATTATGGCAGCCATGTGTACGGACCTGCTAAAGAAAGGATCGTTGTTTAGAAACAATGATCCAAAATTTGTTGAAGCCATGTTGATGAAACTGGAGTATGAGATCTTCCAGGCAGGTGAAATCATACTTTATCAGAATACTCGGGCTGATCGTATGTTCTTTATCGAGTGTGGACAAGTGCTTGTGGAGACTGAATTTTTCCAGATGGTGTTGTCTACTGGAGATCACTTTGGAG agATATGTTTGCTGTTTGGTGGACGGCGGCAGGCTACAGTTCGAGCTTTAGATGCCTGCAGACTCTTCTCACTTTCTTTAGACCACCTTCTGGAGATCGAGGAAGAGTTTCCAGATGTAGTGAATGAGCTGAGGGAAAAAGCTCAACAGCGTAAAAGTGAACTAGAGC GAGCTGAGCTGAGACAACTTGCTTCATCTACATCTGATGTGTGA